From one Rhizobium lentis genomic stretch:
- a CDS encoding glycosyltransferase family 2 protein, protein MKLSVLINNFNYGQFLRPCIDSVLSQTYPDFEVIVVDDGSTDDSREILASYGDAIRSVLKENGGQASSFNAGFAAASGDILFLLDADDAFLPGKLERVAEIYDRNEIDWCFDRVTTNEGDQPPAALQVTLFDKRDTLRRGGFPSLPVPTSGLSFRRTLLSQILPMSVAKDVVLSDNYIKFAAAYLGRGAIIETPLTFQRIHASNRYTGTSRAKTLRPRIMIATGLELARRYDGLHALGKSLVAGGIAETTSLLKLRSEVRNTVAGGPFGDNAINEVALMAARKRLGNMLRRGQS, encoded by the coding sequence TTGAAACTCTCGGTGCTAATCAACAATTTCAATTATGGGCAGTTCTTGCGCCCATGCATCGACAGTGTTCTGTCGCAGACCTATCCCGACTTCGAAGTGATCGTCGTCGACGACGGCTCCACGGATGATTCCAGGGAAATCCTTGCTTCCTACGGCGATGCGATCCGATCCGTACTGAAGGAAAACGGCGGCCAGGCCTCTAGCTTCAATGCCGGTTTTGCGGCCGCGAGCGGCGATATCCTCTTTCTCCTCGATGCCGATGACGCGTTCCTGCCCGGCAAACTCGAGCGCGTCGCCGAGATTTACGACCGCAACGAGATCGACTGGTGCTTCGACCGGGTGACGACCAATGAAGGCGATCAGCCTCCGGCGGCGCTGCAAGTGACGCTGTTCGACAAACGGGACACCCTGCGCAGGGGAGGCTTTCCCTCCCTGCCGGTGCCGACCTCCGGGTTGAGCTTCCGCCGCACGCTGCTGTCCCAGATCCTGCCGATGTCTGTCGCGAAAGATGTCGTCCTCAGCGACAATTACATCAAGTTTGCAGCAGCCTATCTCGGTCGCGGCGCCATCATCGAAACGCCGCTGACCTTTCAGCGCATTCATGCCTCGAACCGGTATACGGGGACGAGCAGGGCGAAAACACTGCGCCCGCGGATCATGATCGCGACGGGATTGGAACTGGCTCGCCGCTATGATGGGCTGCATGCGCTCGGCAAGAGTCTTGTGGCCGGCGGCATTGCCGAAACGACATCGCTCTTGAAACTGAGGAGCGAAGTGCGCAACACCGTGGCCGGCGGCCCGTTCGGCGATAATGCCATAAACGAAGTGGCCTTGATGGCTGCGCGCAAGCGTTTGGGAAATATGCTGCGGAGAGGACAGTCATGA
- the tnpC gene encoding IS66 family transposase — protein sequence MNSPVDQLPDDLASALALLAEERALRVAAEVEAATAKAEAASAKALVSHSEALIARLKLEIEKVRRELYGSRSERKARLLEQMELQLEELEADAGEDELAAEMVAKSSTVRAFERKRPSRKPFPEHLPRERVVIAAPSSCPCCGSAKLSKLGEDITETLEVIPRQWKVIQTVREKFTCRECEKITQPPAPFHVTPRGFAGPNLLAMILFEKYAQHQPLNRQSERFAREGIDLSVSTLADQVGACAAALKPIHSLIEAHVLAAERLHGDDTTVPILAKGKTDTGRIWTYVRDDRPFGGQSPPAALYYSSRDRRQEHPERHLKTFTGILQADAYGGYNPLFKADRDPAPLRQALCWAHSRRKFFVLADIATNAKRGSKAAPISPMALEAVKRIDALFDIEREINGLSPEQRQERRRKGSQPLVEELHDWLQTERAKLSRSSPVSEPIDYMLKRWNGFTAFLEDGRICLTNNAAERALRGFALGRKSWLFAGSDRGADRAAFMATLIMTAKLNDIDPQAWLADVLANIADTPISRLEQLLPWNWKPTQTAAVAA from the coding sequence GTGAACAGCCCTGTCGACCAGCTTCCAGATGACCTTGCCAGTGCGCTCGCACTGCTGGCGGAAGAGCGAGCGCTGCGTGTTGCTGCCGAGGTGGAAGCGGCGACAGCCAAGGCGGAAGCTGCCAGCGCAAAAGCGCTCGTGTCACATTCCGAGGCGCTGATCGCGCGGCTGAAGCTGGAGATCGAGAAGGTCCGCCGAGAGCTTTACGGCAGCCGCTCTGAGCGCAAGGCGCGGCTTCTCGAACAGATGGAACTGCAACTCGAAGAACTCGAAGCTGATGCCGGCGAAGACGAACTCGCGGCAGAGATGGTTGCCAAAAGCTCGACCGTCAGGGCCTTCGAGCGCAAGCGTCCGTCACGCAAGCCCTTTCCTGAACACCTGCCGCGCGAGCGCGTCGTTATTGCCGCCCCATCCAGTTGCCCATGCTGTGGATCGGCCAAGCTGTCGAAGCTCGGCGAGGATATCACCGAGACCCTGGAGGTCATCCCGCGTCAGTGGAAGGTTATCCAGACGGTGCGGGAGAAGTTCACCTGCCGCGAGTGCGAGAAGATTACGCAGCCGCCAGCACCCTTCCATGTGACACCCCGCGGCTTTGCCGGCCCGAACCTTCTGGCGATGATCCTGTTCGAGAAGTACGCCCAGCATCAGCCGCTCAATCGCCAGAGCGAGCGCTTTGCCCGAGAGGGGATCGATCTCAGCGTGTCAACGCTTGCCGATCAGGTCGGCGCGTGTGCTGCAGCCCTGAAGCCCATCCATTCGTTGATCGAGGCCCATGTCCTAGCGGCCGAGCGGCTGCATGGCGACGACACGACTGTGCCGATCCTGGCGAAGGGAAAGACCGATACCGGCCGCATCTGGACCTACGTTCGGGACGATCGGCCGTTCGGCGGACAGTCACCGCCCGCCGCCCTCTACTATTCCTCTCGGGATCGGCGGCAGGAGCATCCAGAGCGACATCTGAAGACCTTCACCGGCATTCTGCAGGCGGATGCCTATGGCGGCTATAACCCGCTGTTCAAAGCAGATCGCGATCCCGCGCCTCTGCGCCAAGCACTCTGCTGGGCACATTCGCGCCGCAAGTTCTTCGTGCTGGCCGACATTGCCACGAACGCCAAACGTGGCAGCAAAGCCGCACCGATCTCACCAATGGCATTGGAGGCCGTCAAACGGATCGATGCCCTGTTCGATATCGAACGGGAGATCAACGGTCTTAGCCCCGAGCAGCGCCAGGAGCGCCGCCGCAAAGGCAGCCAGCCGCTCGTCGAAGAACTGCATGACTGGCTCCAAACCGAGCGGGCAAAGCTGTCGCGCAGTTCTCCTGTCTCTGAGCCGATCGACTACATGTTGAAGCGCTGGAACGGCTTCACGGCCTTCCTCGAAGACGGCCGGATTTGCCTGACGAATAATGCCGCCGAACGCGCGCTCAGAGGCTTTGCTCTCGGAAGAAAGTCATGGCTCTTCGCCGGATCGGATCGTGGTGCTGATCGTGCCGCCTTCATGGCCACGCTGATCATGACCGCCAAGCTTAATGACATCGACCCACAGGCTTGGCTCGCCGACGTTCTCGCCAACATTGCCGACACGCCGATCAGCAGGCTGGAGCAATTGCTGCCGTGGAACTGGAAACCGACGCAAACAGCAGCCGTTGCGGCATAG
- the tnpA gene encoding IS66-like element accessory protein TnpA → MTKHPIEVITSVERRRRWSREDKERLVAACLEPGAVLSEIARAAGIHVSQLFRWRKELCRIEEPSTQVSSTLVPVIVSEAAPAAQPAASEAPASSHPRRKRSDVTIDLGRGRRVRVDSDIDTEALGRILDCVLGRR, encoded by the coding sequence ATGACCAAGCATCCGATTGAAGTGATCACGTCTGTCGAGCGCCGTCGGCGCTGGTCTCGCGAGGACAAAGAGCGACTGGTTGCAGCCTGCCTTGAGCCTGGTGCGGTTCTTTCCGAGATTGCCCGTGCGGCCGGCATCCACGTGAGCCAACTCTTTCGGTGGCGCAAGGAACTCTGCCGGATCGAGGAGCCGTCGACGCAGGTGTCGAGCACCTTGGTGCCCGTGATCGTTTCGGAGGCCGCGCCGGCAGCCCAGCCCGCTGCCTCAGAAGCGCCGGCCTCATCGCATCCCCGCCGGAAGCGCAGCGATGTGACGATTGATCTGGGCCGCGGTCGTCGTGTCCGTGTGGACAGCGACATCGACACGGAGGCACTTGGCCGCATTCTCGATTGTGTGCTGGGTCGGCGATGA
- a CDS encoding galactosyl transferase yields the protein MPLVTFIIPVRHQENARDWSKLKANLSQTVASISNQTNGDWRGIIVANEGADLPDLPEKFSAVRVTFPPNDMHELGKGSKEDFLDAFRADKGRRVLSGMLAAADSRFFMIVDDDDFVSSRIVQHVSENQNANGWTIDHGYIWDDGGNFLLGHDDFSHLCGTSLIIRADLYELPQRFEDASLDWIKSMLGSHVRIADILSQRGAPLTKLPFRGAVYRVAHGGSHSRAPSLMRQYFLNRGVLLKPRRLLRNFRRLRVLGQGYRREFFGGPRSNPA from the coding sequence ATGCCACTTGTCACCTTCATCATCCCCGTCCGGCATCAGGAAAACGCCCGCGATTGGAGCAAGCTGAAGGCAAATCTCAGCCAGACCGTGGCCTCCATCTCCAACCAGACCAATGGCGATTGGCGCGGCATCATCGTGGCCAATGAAGGGGCCGATCTGCCTGATCTGCCGGAGAAATTCTCCGCCGTGCGCGTGACCTTTCCGCCGAACGACATGCACGAGCTTGGCAAAGGCAGCAAGGAAGACTTCCTCGACGCCTTCCGCGCCGACAAAGGCCGGCGCGTTCTGAGCGGCATGCTGGCCGCGGCCGACAGCCGCTTCTTCATGATTGTCGACGACGATGATTTCGTCAGCTCCCGTATCGTCCAGCATGTTTCGGAAAATCAGAACGCCAACGGCTGGACGATCGACCACGGCTACATCTGGGACGATGGCGGTAATTTCCTGCTTGGTCACGATGACTTCAGCCATCTTTGCGGCACTTCGCTGATCATTCGCGCCGACCTCTATGAACTGCCGCAGCGGTTCGAGGACGCCTCGCTCGACTGGATAAAGTCGATGCTGGGCAGCCACGTCCGCATTGCCGATATCCTTTCCCAGCGCGGAGCCCCGCTGACAAAACTCCCCTTCCGGGGAGCGGTCTACCGGGTCGCCCACGGCGGATCACATAGCCGGGCACCGAGCCTGATGCGGCAGTATTTTCTCAATCGCGGCGTGCTTCTGAAGCCGCGACGCTTGTTGCGCAATTTTCGCAGGCTGAGGGTTCTCGGCCAGGGTTATCGGCGAGAATTCTTCGGCGGGCCGCGGTCGAATCCTGCATAG
- a CDS encoding O-antigen ligase family protein, with translation MSLGHSYLSDQDISLRPVARPRPRRGIRKETLVRVLLTGMFYLTLLRTTGMWYGYPSNFNEDASVDPIAQKLMLYSLIPLIGLYFVLEPNRFLSYFRRIPVLVLTVIIISTISLGVSISFGASIRGIAAVAVLTVAPLLYRCRYGSVETFRLLATFGMFAAFANILYTIALPRFGVMGGSYAGMVKGLFYHKNGLGQFCAVSFITMISLGMPRGPLRYSQLLRWAALLCTLLLIVVSKSSTAVVMVAIGVATLIGSRMMQTVRNSLARSFIVFFFCLFFGAAASFAYLGVAQMIADAFGKDLTFSGRTNIWEQLMPLVYDRPLLGYGFAVFRQPEVMEQYVALTFDARSTHNTYLELALNIGIPGMIAWTAFILQRLGGRLVTIQRSTELRATHSKEVAIILLIVVGSMMEAGMMLAPVILWPYLVVSLPLSRVKSGDSSKNTRGG, from the coding sequence ATGAGTCTCGGCCATTCTTATCTCTCGGATCAGGACATCAGCCTGCGGCCAGTCGCCCGGCCGCGGCCACGTCGCGGCATCAGAAAGGAAACGCTCGTCCGCGTACTCCTCACCGGAATGTTCTATCTAACACTGCTGCGAACAACCGGGATGTGGTACGGCTATCCCTCAAACTTCAATGAAGATGCATCTGTTGATCCGATTGCGCAGAAACTGATGCTGTACAGCCTCATTCCGTTGATCGGTCTTTATTTTGTTCTGGAGCCAAATCGCTTCCTTTCCTATTTTCGAAGGATACCGGTTCTGGTTCTCACTGTTATTATAATTTCAACTATTTCCCTTGGGGTTTCAATCAGCTTTGGCGCATCCATACGCGGCATTGCCGCCGTCGCCGTCCTGACCGTAGCGCCGCTGCTCTACAGGTGTCGATACGGCAGCGTTGAAACCTTCCGGCTTCTGGCGACTTTCGGCATGTTCGCGGCCTTCGCGAACATTCTGTATACTATTGCCCTTCCAAGATTTGGTGTGATGGGAGGATCCTATGCCGGCATGGTAAAGGGTCTGTTCTACCACAAGAACGGCCTCGGTCAGTTTTGTGCCGTCAGTTTCATAACCATGATATCATTGGGGATGCCGAGGGGGCCATTACGCTATAGCCAGCTTCTGCGCTGGGCGGCGTTGCTGTGTACACTCCTGCTCATCGTTGTCTCCAAATCCTCGACGGCCGTTGTCATGGTGGCTATCGGCGTGGCCACACTGATCGGCTCGCGTATGATGCAAACCGTGAGAAACTCACTGGCGCGCTCGTTCATTGTTTTCTTCTTCTGCCTTTTCTTTGGGGCGGCGGCATCCTTCGCCTATCTTGGCGTTGCACAAATGATTGCGGACGCATTTGGAAAAGACCTGACCTTTTCGGGTCGCACCAATATTTGGGAACAGCTGATGCCACTGGTTTATGACCGTCCGCTTCTGGGCTACGGTTTCGCTGTCTTTCGTCAGCCGGAAGTTATGGAGCAATATGTCGCGTTAACCTTCGATGCGCGCTCCACTCATAACACCTATTTGGAACTTGCCCTCAACATCGGGATTCCGGGCATGATTGCCTGGACAGCTTTTATTCTTCAGCGTTTGGGTGGCCGTCTCGTGACGATTCAACGTTCTACGGAGCTTCGCGCCACACACTCCAAAGAAGTTGCAATCATTCTTCTGATCGTGGTTGGATCAATGATGGAAGCGGGAATGATGCTGGCGCCAGTCATTCTTTGGCCTTACCTCGTTGTCTCGCTTCCGCTAAGTAGAGTGAAGAGCGGTGATTCATCGAAGAACACGCGCGGCGGATAA
- a CDS encoding glycosyltransferase translates to MSDLFVSVLFSSYNGASRRLRHTLESLVSQELPHDRWELIAIDNNSNDDTFNLLKSYSEKLPITILQQHKPGKSGALNMALDRVKGDLVVFTDDDIRAEPNWLNAIVDCAVAHPGYGVFGGRIVPDWEKEPKDRFIDWIPMGSTFAIVDETQSGPCDPTKVWGPNTIIRRELLGTSVRYREDIGPLPGKIFAMGEDAEIIIRLAASGAKSYRCAEAVVHHWIPAASVTEDWVQKRGERLGYGMPALFPDEVPEGVRISGVPLPTWIESAQWAFRAAILYLLPQSKTRFWAIWKYYYMRGYRAGIRRYAPLAR, encoded by the coding sequence ATGTCGGATCTATTCGTCAGCGTGCTCTTTTCATCCTATAATGGCGCCAGCCGCCGGCTGCGCCATACTTTGGAATCCTTGGTGAGCCAGGAGCTTCCCCATGACAGATGGGAATTGATCGCTATCGACAACAATAGCAATGACGACACGTTCAATCTTCTGAAGTCGTATAGCGAGAAGCTTCCGATCACCATCCTGCAGCAGCACAAGCCGGGAAAGTCCGGCGCGCTGAATATGGCTTTGGATCGGGTAAAGGGTGATCTCGTCGTCTTCACCGACGACGATATTCGTGCCGAACCGAATTGGCTGAACGCGATCGTCGACTGCGCCGTCGCCCATCCCGGTTATGGTGTCTTCGGCGGCAGGATCGTCCCTGATTGGGAAAAGGAGCCGAAGGACCGCTTTATCGATTGGATCCCGATGGGATCCACCTTTGCAATCGTGGATGAAACACAAAGCGGGCCGTGCGATCCGACGAAGGTCTGGGGCCCGAACACGATCATCCGGCGGGAGCTGCTTGGAACGAGCGTGCGCTACCGGGAGGATATCGGCCCCCTCCCCGGAAAGATATTCGCCATGGGTGAAGACGCTGAGATCATCATCCGCCTGGCAGCGAGCGGCGCCAAATCCTATCGATGCGCCGAGGCGGTGGTTCACCACTGGATCCCGGCTGCGAGCGTGACCGAGGATTGGGTGCAGAAACGCGGCGAGCGGCTTGGCTATGGCATGCCGGCACTCTTTCCGGATGAGGTGCCGGAAGGAGTGAGGATCAGCGGCGTTCCGTTGCCGACCTGGATCGAAAGCGCACAATGGGCTTTCCGTGCAGCCATCCTCTATCTCCTGCCGCAATCGAAGACGCGTTTCTGGGCGATTTGGAAATACTACTATATGCGCGGCTATCGGGCCGGGATTCGCCGATACGCGCCGCTCGCACGATGA
- a CDS encoding glycosyltransferase family A protein — MNQQDTFPHPSVGTDQRGMSPLNIAVGVLTYRRLDGIAKLLDVMTRQTRHPARPYHLTMVIVDNDAAGSARATVEGFGQTGAYDLIYVVESNQGIPFARNRALDSAPTGTDLFCFLDDDEWPVDGWLDAMLETREKNRADCVYGPVQPVYPENPPEYFIKARVFERKKNKDGQRISYAASNNVMFDYPLIRSWNLRFEEKMRFTGGTDYLFFNQAIRRGMQVFWADKALVYDIVPASRMTWKWVLQRQYRLGNTFAVSEVLHGNLKRRLYRAAYGATRVMLGLAMLPAILVSPYWGMRALIHVLRGAGMVNGILGHAYQEYKPGAAV, encoded by the coding sequence ATGAACCAGCAAGACACCTTTCCGCATCCATCCGTCGGAACTGATCAGCGGGGCATGTCACCTTTGAACATCGCCGTTGGCGTGCTGACCTATCGACGGCTGGACGGGATCGCCAAGCTGCTTGACGTGATGACACGCCAGACCAGGCATCCAGCTCGCCCCTATCATCTGACGATGGTGATCGTCGACAATGATGCCGCAGGAAGCGCTAGAGCCACCGTCGAGGGCTTTGGCCAGACCGGCGCCTATGATCTGATCTATGTCGTAGAATCGAACCAGGGCATACCCTTTGCGCGCAATCGCGCGCTGGATTCAGCACCCACCGGCACCGATCTCTTCTGCTTTCTCGACGATGACGAATGGCCGGTCGACGGCTGGCTCGATGCGATGCTGGAGACCCGGGAAAAAAACCGCGCCGATTGCGTCTACGGCCCGGTCCAGCCGGTCTATCCCGAGAACCCGCCGGAATATTTCATCAAGGCAAGGGTTTTCGAGCGCAAGAAGAACAAGGACGGTCAGCGCATTTCCTATGCGGCTTCGAACAATGTCATGTTCGATTATCCCCTCATCCGCTCATGGAATCTGCGCTTCGAAGAGAAAATGCGCTTCACCGGCGGCACTGACTATCTCTTCTTCAACCAGGCGATTCGACGTGGTATGCAGGTTTTCTGGGCTGACAAGGCGCTCGTCTATGATATCGTTCCCGCCAGCCGCATGACTTGGAAGTGGGTGTTGCAGCGGCAATACCGGCTCGGCAACACTTTCGCCGTCAGTGAGGTCCTGCACGGCAATCTCAAGCGCCGGCTCTATCGCGCGGCCTATGGCGCCACCAGAGTGATGCTCGGACTGGCCATGCTGCCGGCGATCCTGGTTTCACCCTATTGGGGCATGCGGGCGCTGATCCATGTGCTACGCGGCGCCGGCATGGTCAACGGGATCCTCGGACATGCATACCAGGAATATAAGCCCGGTGCCGCCGTCTGA
- a CDS encoding glycosyltransferase, whose translation MILVTVGTQLPFDRLVKAVDTFAKDLTRPVLAQIGKGTYTPQNMKWIKNIEPADFDRVFRDASVIVSHAGIGTVLTAKRFGKPIILVPRKAALGEHRNDHQLATVSQLVGRPGIYVAQSDDELRDYLLQDLDSPSHEDPSDIGRTSLVNYLKGYLAAG comes from the coding sequence TTGATCCTTGTTACCGTCGGAACGCAGCTGCCGTTTGATCGCCTCGTCAAGGCCGTCGACACCTTCGCCAAGGACCTGACGAGACCGGTGCTGGCGCAGATTGGCAAAGGCACCTACACCCCACAGAACATGAAATGGATCAAGAATATCGAACCTGCGGACTTCGATAGGGTCTTCCGCGATGCGAGTGTCATCGTCTCACACGCTGGAATCGGCACCGTGCTGACGGCGAAACGTTTCGGCAAGCCGATCATCCTCGTGCCCCGGAAGGCAGCCCTTGGGGAGCACCGAAACGATCACCAGCTTGCCACCGTCAGCCAGCTCGTCGGCCGGCCAGGCATTTATGTCGCGCAGAGCGATGACGAACTCAGGGATTATCTCCTCCAGGACCTGGACAGTCCCTCCCATGAAGACCCGTCCGATATCGGCCGGACGTCGCTGGTCAATTATTTGAAGGGTTATCTCGCGGCAGGCTGA
- a CDS encoding glucuronosyltransferase, whose product MTDGKPRKILAASSGGGHWEQMMAMRAAFEGSEVVFATTIPGLLKKYEISNGVVLPDCSRDSIVMSIKCFFSAFYIVFKLKPDVILSTGAAPGLFCLLAGRLMGKRTIWIDSVANVEKLSLSGKLAGHIATLWLTQWQHLSRPDGPHYAGAVL is encoded by the coding sequence ATGACTGACGGGAAACCACGGAAAATTCTGGCCGCCTCATCTGGAGGGGGCCACTGGGAACAGATGATGGCAATGCGCGCCGCCTTCGAGGGCAGCGAGGTTGTTTTCGCCACCACGATTCCCGGTCTCCTTAAAAAGTACGAGATCAGCAATGGCGTGGTTTTGCCCGACTGCAGCCGCGACTCGATCGTTATGTCGATCAAGTGTTTTTTCAGCGCATTCTACATTGTCTTCAAGCTGAAGCCCGACGTCATTCTGTCGACGGGAGCCGCTCCGGGTTTGTTCTGCCTGTTGGCCGGCAGGCTCATGGGCAAGCGCACGATCTGGATCGATAGTGTGGCCAATGTCGAGAAACTGTCCTTATCGGGAAAACTGGCCGGCCATATTGCGACGCTCTGGCTCACGCAATGGCAACATCTTTCGCGGCCGGATGGCCCCCATTACGCAGGAGCTGTCCTTTGA
- the tnpB gene encoding IS66 family insertion sequence element accessory protein TnpB (TnpB, as the term is used for proteins encoded by IS66 family insertion elements, is considered an accessory protein, since TnpC, encoded by a neighboring gene, is a DDE family transposase.): MIPVPAGVKVWLATGHTDMRKGFPGLSLMVQETLKRDPMCGHLFVFRGRGGGLIKVIWHDGQGACLFTKKLERGRFIWPSAADGTVVITPGQLGYLLEGIDWRMPQKTWRPTSVG, from the coding sequence ATGATCCCGGTTCCTGCTGGTGTGAAGGTCTGGCTGGCGACCGGCCATACGGACATGCGCAAGGGCTTTCCCGGTCTGTCGCTGATGGTGCAAGAGACACTGAAGCGCGATCCGATGTGTGGGCACCTGTTCGTGTTCCGCGGGCGTGGCGGCGGCCTGATCAAGGTCATCTGGCATGATGGTCAGGGAGCCTGCCTGTTCACGAAGAAGTTGGAACGTGGACGCTTCATATGGCCGTCGGCGGCCGATGGGACGGTCGTGATTACGCCTGGGCAGCTCGGTTATTTGCTGGAAGGTATCGACTGGCGGATGCCGCAAAAGACCTGGCGACCAACCTCGGTTGGATGA
- a CDS encoding acyltransferase family protein: protein MHNNPVRAYRPDIDGLRSVAVISVVLFHAGLGSFSGGFVGVDIFFVISGYLITGHIYGDILKSEFKFTRFYARRARRILPALFFVLVVSFLFGFFLLSPGEFRKFSQSAVAAMFGFSNVYYWLSSNYFSPASDQLPMLMTWSLGVEEQFYMVFPWIILFLNRYFKRAILPAIATLVVLSFIFSVAALKINPAFTFYLLPTRAWELGIGGILAVMETKSLRLDRGGSAVVNAIALIGAALIVVPICVYTESTPFPGASALLPVLGSALLIATPGSIVAFALGSRPFVFVGLVSYSWYLWHWPLLSFASVASVWPLQQSMALLIVAISFVLAVLTYYLVEKPFRRPGVSDGRTLWRYATALAVFALPFALTALLAGIPQRFGPQVVKIEEIAGDREACLVSYGATSPATGGDCQVSGKAEPAIALIGDSHAAALAPGLRAVAQERGYQLYVFTKTSCPPLTDATRYMPNHPRHDAECSTYNAKVMDLLRENDAIKKVILAGYWSAPMREADAGSRYVRPGANGAEQAENQNGPTLESALASQVAQLRALDKDVVLLQDVPLFNFNPVRAVLQRAIPFRSTFGGWLDGDRDLTPYDAPMKAVANFKDPVRDIVTRVAEKSPPGVVLVDPFNALCPQARCSFSTVDGAPLFIDNQHLSTVGSEVAARAVLPADDEKMRTTSFSDKQSQLTGKTIDTPVR, encoded by the coding sequence ATGCACAACAATCCCGTACGCGCTTACCGACCAGATATCGATGGTCTTCGTTCGGTTGCCGTCATTTCCGTTGTGCTGTTTCATGCAGGTCTGGGGTCATTTTCGGGCGGATTCGTTGGTGTCGATATTTTCTTCGTCATCTCCGGTTATCTCATTACAGGACATATTTATGGCGACATTCTAAAATCTGAATTCAAATTCACAAGATTCTACGCCCGACGGGCGCGGCGCATATTGCCGGCATTGTTTTTCGTGCTGGTTGTTTCGTTTCTGTTCGGTTTTTTCCTGCTATCGCCTGGCGAATTCAGGAAGTTTTCGCAGAGTGCCGTTGCCGCCATGTTTGGCTTTTCCAACGTCTATTATTGGCTTTCCAGCAATTATTTCTCGCCGGCCTCCGATCAGCTACCGATGCTGATGACCTGGAGTCTCGGCGTCGAGGAACAGTTCTATATGGTCTTCCCCTGGATCATTTTGTTCCTGAACCGCTACTTCAAGCGGGCCATTCTTCCCGCGATCGCAACGCTTGTCGTACTCTCCTTCATCTTTTCCGTCGCAGCGTTGAAGATCAATCCGGCTTTCACCTTCTACCTGCTTCCGACCCGCGCATGGGAACTGGGGATTGGCGGCATTCTCGCGGTCATGGAGACAAAGAGTTTGCGCCTCGATCGAGGGGGAAGCGCGGTCGTCAACGCCATTGCCTTGATCGGCGCGGCTTTAATCGTCGTGCCGATCTGCGTCTACACCGAATCCACGCCTTTCCCCGGGGCTTCGGCGCTTTTGCCGGTTCTCGGGTCGGCGCTGCTGATTGCGACCCCGGGCTCGATAGTGGCTTTTGCGCTCGGTTCGCGGCCGTTCGTTTTTGTCGGACTTGTCTCATATTCCTGGTATCTATGGCATTGGCCGCTTTTAAGTTTCGCCAGCGTCGCCTCCGTCTGGCCATTGCAGCAGTCGATGGCTTTGCTCATCGTTGCGATCTCTTTTGTCCTGGCAGTTCTGACGTATTATCTCGTGGAGAAGCCATTTCGGCGCCCGGGTGTTTCCGATGGCCGCACGCTTTGGCGCTATGCAACGGCCCTTGCAGTTTTTGCGCTTCCTTTCGCGCTGACCGCGCTCCTGGCCGGCATTCCGCAGAGATTTGGTCCGCAGGTCGTCAAGATTGAAGAGATCGCAGGCGATCGCGAAGCGTGCCTCGTATCCTATGGAGCAACCTCCCCAGCGACCGGTGGCGACTGCCAAGTTTCAGGCAAAGCGGAGCCTGCGATAGCCTTGATTGGCGACAGCCATGCAGCCGCACTTGCGCCCGGATTGCGAGCCGTCGCGCAAGAACGGGGCTACCAGCTTTACGTCTTCACCAAGACGTCCTGCCCGCCGCTGACAGACGCCACGCGCTATATGCCCAACCATCCGCGCCATGATGCAGAATGCTCGACGTATAATGCCAAGGTGATGGATTTGCTGCGTGAAAACGACGCGATCAAGAAAGTTATCCTGGCTGGTTACTGGTCTGCTCCGATGCGTGAAGCAGATGCCGGCTCGCGCTATGTTCGTCCGGGCGCCAATGGCGCAGAGCAGGCCGAAAACCAAAATGGGCCGACTTTGGAATCGGCGCTCGCATCGCAGGTCGCGCAGTTGCGGGCACTCGATAAGGATGTCGTCCTTCTGCAAGACGTTCCCTTATTCAACTTCAACCCTGTTCGTGCCGTGCTCCAGCGTGCGATCCCCTTCAGGTCGACGTTTGGAGGGTGGCTCGATGGTGATCGTGATTTGACGCCGTACGATGCCCCGATGAAGGCTGTCGCGAATTTCAAGGATCCGGTCAGAGATATCGTCACGCGCGTTGCAGAGAAATCACCGCCCGGCGTGGTCCTGGTCGATCCGTTCAACGCCCTTTGCCCGCAAGCTCGGTGTAGTTTTTCCACCGTCGATGGCGCGCCATTGTTCATAGACAACCAGCATCTATCGACTGTCGGCTCGGAAGTTGCCGCCAGGGCGGTCCTTCCGGCGGACGATGAGAAGATGAGGACGACGTCCTTTTCCGACAAACAGTCTCAACTGACCGGTAAGACAATTGATACGCCGGTGCGTTGA